Proteins encoded in a region of the Brassica napus cultivar Da-Ae unplaced genomic scaffold, Da-Ae ScsIHWf_2728;HRSCAF=3493, whole genome shotgun sequence genome:
- the LOC125602054 gene encoding 40S ribosomal protein S24-1-like, which translates to MAEKAVTIRTRKFMTNRLLSRKQFVIDVLHPGRANVSKAELKEKLARMYEVKDPNAIFVFKFRTHFGGGKSSGFGLIYDNVESAKKFEPKYRLIRNGLDTKIEKSRKQIKERKNRAKKIRGVKKTKAGDPKKEVRDHKTASTIFCFS; encoded by the exons ATGGCGGAGAAGGCAGTCACGATCCGAACCCGTAAATTCATGACCAACAGACTTCTCTCAAGGAAGCAGTTC GTTATTGATGTTCTTCACCCTGGAAGAGCCAATGTTTCAAAG gcTGAGCTGAAGGAGAAGCTAGCAAGGATGTACGAGGTCAAGGACCCAAATGCCATCTTTGTTTTCAAATTCAGAACCCACTTTGGAGGTGGTAAATCTTCAGGGTTTGGTTTGATCTATGACAATGTCGAGAGCGCTAAGAAGTTCGAACCCAAGTACAGACTTATCAGG AATGGTCTTGACACCAAGATCGAGAAATCAAGGAAACAAATTAAGGAAAGGAAGAACCGCGCCAAGAAGATCCGTGGTGTTAAGAAG ACCAAGGCTGGGGATCCCAAGAAAGAAGTGAGAGATCACAAGACAGCATCAACCATTTTCTGTTTTTCGTAA